Proteins from one Desulfonema limicola genomic window:
- the rsmB gene encoding 16S rRNA (cytosine(967)-C(5))-methyltransferase RsmB, which translates to MTNNPRKAALYVLNELYKNNQTLDNTIDKIFQKGLELSKKDMALFHALVYGVLRWRARLDLIIDHFSKTRINKINPNVLNILRLGLFQIIFMDRIPVSAAVNTSVELAKSSSAPWIKGFVNGLLRNASQNYENVSYPSPDKDPVSYIAAIKSFPQWLVKRWAGRFGIEETKELCDEINKIPLLTIRTNTLKTTPGRLADSLQQDTGEIILTKFSPQGLSLKGLDKPVPELQAYKDGWFQVQDEAAQLVTHMVNPLPGMAVLDACAGLGGKTGHMAQQMKNIGQITALDNSLEKLNSLKKDMARLGVSIVNTYVHDLSIPPDINQIKTFDRILLDAPCSGLGVISRNPDTKWAESKKNLTRYQQRQIKFLSSLVHLLKPSGTLTYSVCSTEPEENEMVIKEFLNKYPAFKIKNNYSTLCEPIKNLINTKGCLKTLPHKNKMDGFFCAVLQNH; encoded by the coding sequence ATGACAAACAATCCCCGCAAAGCAGCCCTGTATGTTTTAAATGAGCTTTATAAAAACAATCAAACCCTTGATAATACAATAGATAAGATTTTTCAAAAAGGTCTGGAACTATCTAAAAAAGATATGGCATTGTTCCATGCCCTGGTCTATGGGGTTTTAAGATGGCGTGCAAGGCTTGACCTGATAATTGACCATTTTTCCAAAACCAGGATTAACAAGATAAATCCAAATGTATTGAATATTCTCAGGCTGGGACTGTTTCAAATTATCTTTATGGACAGGATTCCGGTATCTGCTGCTGTCAATACCTCGGTTGAACTTGCAAAATCATCCTCTGCACCCTGGATTAAAGGATTTGTAAACGGTCTTTTGCGCAATGCCTCACAAAATTATGAAAATGTTTCCTATCCTTCTCCTGACAAAGACCCTGTATCTTATATTGCTGCAATAAAATCTTTTCCTCAATGGCTTGTAAAAAGATGGGCAGGCAGGTTTGGGATTGAAGAAACTAAAGAGCTTTGCGATGAAATAAACAAGATTCCCCTTTTGACTATAAGAACCAATACCTTAAAAACCACGCCAGGCCGTCTTGCAGATTCTTTACAGCAGGATACCGGCGAAATAATCCTGACAAAATTTTCTCCCCAGGGTTTGAGCCTTAAAGGTCTTGATAAACCTGTGCCAGAGCTTCAGGCTTATAAAGACGGATGGTTTCAGGTACAGGATGAAGCAGCACAGCTTGTAACCCACATGGTAAATCCTCTGCCTGGAATGGCTGTACTTGACGCTTGTGCAGGTCTGGGAGGCAAGACCGGGCACATGGCCCAGCAGATGAAAAATATCGGACAGATAACAGCTTTGGATAACAGCCTGGAAAAGCTGAATAGTCTTAAAAAAGACATGGCAAGGCTTGGGGTTTCCATAGTAAATACATATGTACATGATTTAAGCATCCCTCCTGATATAAATCAAATCAAAACCTTTGACCGCATCCTTCTGGATGCTCCCTGCTCCGGTCTGGGTGTTATCAGCCGGAACCCTGATACAAAATGGGCGGAATCAAAAAAAAATCTGACCAGGTATCAGCAGAGGCAGATTAAATTCCTGTCCAGTCTTGTCCATCTTCTTAAACCTTCAGGAACCCTGACTTATTCAGTATGTTCAACAGAACCTGAAGAAAACGAGATGGTAATAAAAGAATTTCTCAATAAATATCCTGCATTTAAAATCAAAAACAATTACAGCACCTTATGTGAGCCAATTAAAAATCTCATAAATACTAAAGGCTGTTTAAAAACATTGCCTCATAAAAATAAAATGGATGGTTTTTTTTGTGCTGTACTTCAAAATCATTAA
- a CDS encoding Os1348 family NHLP clan protein, which translates to MPQDSVEKFLGRLITDDDFRDQFKKNLARVCFEHGFDLTHAEQDIIQRLDPNHFVYLSNQIDKGIKRSRNSINNILKN; encoded by the coding sequence ATGCCCCAGGATTCAGTAGAAAAATTTTTAGGCAGGCTTATCACAGATGATGATTTCCGAGATCAGTTTAAAAAGAATCTTGCCAGGGTATGTTTTGAACATGGTTTTGATCTCACACATGCAGAGCAGGATATTATCCAAAGGCTTGATCCGAATCATTTTGTTTATCTGTCAAATCAAATAGATAAAGGCATTAAAAGAAGCAGAAACTCAATAAATAATATTTTAAAAAATTAA
- the fmt gene encoding methionyl-tRNA formyltransferase yields the protein MTSRINKQFKIVFMGTPDFAVPPLKELYNSSHEICLVVTQPDRPKGRGRKMTHPPVKQAAIEMGYRVIQPEKVNTEEFKAEMENIKPDLYVVVAFGHILSQEILNIPRLGAVNIHASLLPRYRGAAPIQWAVINGEKETGVTAMFMDRGMDTGDILLKETIRIADNDTAGSLHDKLAAAGAGLLHKTLKDFETGSIKPVPQDNSKATYAPPLKKEDGHIDWNKSAKSLECFIRGMTPWPGAFTFFNEKRLRIFKAGVLDIKTAEPSGTIIKGFPDELRVAAGKESVLSILEIQGASGKRLFTKDFLRGCQIPVGTILK from the coding sequence ATGACCAGCAGGATCAATAAACAATTTAAAATAGTATTTATGGGAACCCCTGATTTTGCAGTTCCCCCTTTAAAAGAGCTTTATAACAGCTCCCATGAAATATGCCTGGTAGTAACCCAGCCTGACCGCCCTAAGGGAAGGGGCAGGAAAATGACGCACCCTCCTGTAAAGCAGGCTGCAATAGAAATGGGTTACAGGGTAATTCAGCCTGAAAAGGTTAATACAGAAGAGTTTAAGGCTGAAATGGAAAATATAAAACCTGATTTGTATGTGGTAGTTGCATTTGGTCATATATTATCACAGGAAATTTTAAATATCCCGCGTCTTGGCGCAGTCAATATCCATGCTTCCCTTCTTCCCAGATACCGGGGAGCAGCGCCCATTCAATGGGCTGTGATAAACGGAGAAAAAGAAACCGGTGTAACAGCAATGTTCATGGACAGGGGCATGGATACAGGTGATATTCTTTTAAAAGAAACAATTAGAATTGCTGATAATGATACAGCCGGGTCCCTGCATGACAAACTGGCAGCAGCAGGAGCCGGACTCCTGCACAAAACCTTGAAAGATTTTGAAACAGGCAGTATCAAGCCAGTTCCCCAGGATAACAGCAAAGCCACATATGCACCGCCTTTGAAAAAAGAAGACGGACATATTGACTGGAACAAATCAGCCAAAAGCCTGGAATGTTTTATAAGAGGCATGACCCCCTGGCCTGGAGCATTTACTTTTTTTAATGAAAAACGTCTCAGGATTTTCAAGGCAGGTGTCCTGGATATCAAAACTGCTGAACCCTCTGGAACCATTATCAAAGGCTTTCCTGACGAACTCAGGGTTGCAGCAGGAAAGGAAAGCGTACTTTCAATACTGGAAATCCAGGGAGCATCAGGCAAGCGCCTTTTTACAAAAGACTTTTTGCGGGGCTGCCAGATTCCTGTGGGAACAATTTTAAAATAA